The Intestinibaculum porci DNA window AAAGAAAGTTAAATACATATAAATATAAATAATAGATGCGGTCGTTGAATAAAGTAATGGATTTGTCGCCGCAATAAACAAATATCCAATAAATGTCAGTTTGACTAAAATACTGTAATGTCCTTTAAGTGGATATAAGATACCACCGACAAAGAGCACTGTATATATAATACCAATCTGACGTACTAATTCAATAAATGACATCTCGGCTGAAGCTTCAAAATCACTTCTTCCTAAATTGTAGAACTCACTTCCCATGCCAGTGCCAAATAGGATATTATGTGCATGTGAGAACAAATGTTTGTAAGATTCCATCGTACCAATTCGAATACTATCAGAATAAGTTGCACCTTTAGAGCTCATCATCGATGTCAGTTTTTCTATAATTAATGAGCTGCCAAAAAGCAAAATAAGAGCAAGCATAAAGATCGCTAAACATTTAACAATCATTGCTGGCTTTGTCATTCCTTGCTGTTTAAAGATAAAAATGACGACTAACGCTAAGGCAATAAGCACATTTGCTCTAGTTCCGGAAAAAACTAATCCTAATACACTTAATAGCGTAATTGCGAATTGCTGTCTTTTTAGACTTTCGTAAAGCAATATGACAAATAACGGTGATGTTTTAAAGAATACTTTATAATAGAAAGCATATTCAGGAGATTTCCCCATAACCCCCATATCCGTATTATAAACAAAGTTACGAATTGCATTATTGCCATTCACATTAAAGACGCCAGCTTTATCTGCTAGTACAAGTAAAACGGTAATGCCAGCTAAACCCATTAATAAATAATAAAGAATATCCTTAAATTTATAGTTTTTTTCATAAATAGGAATCACCAGCATGACAAGTACCGGCGTATAACTTGCCCGTAAACTTGTTATTGGATCCTGCGAGACCAATGTAGAATGCAAAATTATAGCTATTGGTAAAAAGAACGCAAAATAAAGAAGTGATCGATATTTTGGATTGGTAAAGATTTTAAAAATAGTCTTTCTTTCAATAAAACAAATCAAAAGAAAGGATAGTGGAACGATTTGAAAACGATCCACTGGGAAATAAATACAAAAGAACAAAAATAAAAATAATAAAAAGTTAACTATTCGATCTCGATATCTTTGCATAACTATGCCTATACATATAATAATTGCGCAATAATACGAACGGTATCGCTTTTTAAGTAATGCCCATGAATCAATTGATAAATGCGCTGCACTTTATGCGGACATTCATATAAATGAATAAAGCCGCTTAATACCGAACGACTTTCCTTAGGCATTGTATCACTATATCTTTCGTACATTGCTTTTGCCTGATTCAAATATAAATATTGCATATTTTTTGTTCTTTTGTCGGTAAACTTACTCCAACGATATTTAAAACTTTTTACATCAACAGCACCGACTGTATTATCCCCATGCTGACGATATAAAATTAATGGTTCACTCAAATGTGAAATACGTCCACAACTGCTTGCTAATAAGGCTAGCCACCAGTCATGCATTAAAATTCTTGAATCATAGTCCCCCATCATTTGACAAAGAACACGATTGATCATCATTGTGCAGCCAGTTACATAATTTTGTACAAGCAAGTTGGAAAAGTCTAGCTTATATTTAGCAATCTGATTGTGTGCTTCATTAAAGTCTAAATCCTGAAGATTTCCATCAACAGCTTTATAATCACAAAATACCAAGATCGGAATATCCTTGCCACTTTGTGCTTCAATTCTCTTCATTTCATTTAAAGTTTTCTCAACCTTTTCAGGTAACCAAAAATCATCCTGATCACAAAACATCACGTAATCCGCAGTCGAAGATTTGGTAATGTGCATAAAGTTCTTTTGTGCACTACCACAATGGACCTGATCTTCTAATAAAGTGATTCGATTAGGATATTTTTTGACATATTCCTTTACGACAGATACTGTCTGATCTTTTGAACAATCATCATGTATTAAAATTCGAATGTCTTTGTACGTTTGGTTTAGAAGTGAATCAAGCTGCTGACCAATATATTCTTCTCCATTGTAAGTTGCTAATAAAATATCAATCATTTTTTACTCCTCTATCAGAAATTTTTGCAATGACTTGATGCATTTGCTTTGAGAAATGTTCATATGTTAAATGATCATTAAAGAATTTAACAGTATTTTCAATCTGCATAGGATCATATACTAATGAATCGAGCTGATCTATATTATAACCCATCTGATATTTATTAATAAGATCCCAGGTATCCCCTTTAATGTTATTAATCATTGGTAAACCAGCCTGCATGTAATCCATGCTTTTCATCGTTAATCCCACACAAACACTTTTCTTCATAATATTTAAACCATAATGGCAACGAGACATGATTTTCATCTTTTCGATTGAATCATACACTTTGCCATGATCATGAACAATCGCACCAGCCTGTTTACATGTTGCTAATAGAGTTTCTTTATTTTCACCACTGCCAATAAGGTGCATATGCACGTATTTCTTTTGTGCTAAAGTACGAATAATATACCCTATAGTATCAATATCTATAATATTGTTCATCGATCCTAAATAAAGTAATGAATAACAATCATTATTTAAATGTTTTTTGGGAATTTGTGCCTGAACATCACGCGCTAAATAAATAGCTTGATGTGGGCATGCTACTAAAAAACGACCTAGTTTTTGCTCATATAAATGACACTCACAAACAATATAATCAGCATATTGTAATGCCTGATTACGCATTTTTGCCCAATATTTATAAGGCGGTGTCATTTTTAATTTTGCAAGTGGCATTGTTTCTGGCCATAAATCAATAAGATCAAAGACCAGTTTACAAGCAGGGGCTTTCTTTTTGATTTCCACAGCTTCCTTTGCAAAACTATTAGGCGGTACTAATACCCACAGCAAATCAACTGTATTGATTTCCTGTGAAATTACCATAAAGATATCTTTGCCTAACTGTGCATGTGAGCGCATGCGAGCAACAGAAATATTCTTATAATAAGGCTCCGCATGAAACATGCGGTAGCCTTCCTTTTGCTCTGTATTTTGCGTTTTCTCAATATGTTTAAAATCAGAAGTATAAACTTCTACCTCATAGCCATTTTCTTCCAAGCTTCTTTTCACCTGAGATACACGTTCATGATATGTATCAAAGCAATTAACGATGATGCCTCTCATAAACTTTCTCCTTCAGTGGCTTCAATTGTTTCCTGAAAATTTGAAACCTGATAATCTAAGCCTTCATAAACAGATAACTTCATATCATAAGTCATATTACCAAAAGCTTTGTTAACTAATCCACTCACTTTACCTGGGACATGTGATGCTAAAGATACAAATGGATTGAGTAAACCTGTTACAGCCATATTATGACCTGATACTGAGGCAATTTCTTTTACCATTTCCGCAGTCTTTGTATAAGAGCTATTTTGAGGCATAAAGATGCCGCCTTCACTCGTTAACATTAACTGACACAAGAACTCGCATAAGTTATCAATGTGTAACATGCTGCGTTTATTATTCACATTTGGGAAGACATGTAATTTCTTAGCGAGTTTCGCTAAAACAGGATA harbors:
- a CDS encoding glycosyltransferase family 2 protein, with the protein product MIDILLATYNGEEYIGQQLDSLLNQTYKDIRILIHDDCSKDQTVSVVKEYVKKYPNRITLLEDQVHCGSAQKNFMHITKSSTADYVMFCDQDDFWLPEKVEKTLNEMKRIEAQSGKDIPILVFCDYKAVDGNLQDLDFNEAHNQIAKYKLDFSNLLVQNYVTGCTMMINRVLCQMMGDYDSRILMHDWWLALLASSCGRISHLSEPLILYRQHGDNTVGAVDVKSFKYRWSKFTDKRTKNMQYLYLNQAKAMYERYSDTMPKESRSVLSGFIHLYECPHKVQRIYQLIHGHYLKSDTVRIIAQLLYV
- a CDS encoding glycosyltransferase family protein; the encoded protein is MRGIIVNCFDTYHERVSQVKRSLEENGYEVEVYTSDFKHIEKTQNTEQKEGYRMFHAEPYYKNISVARMRSHAQLGKDIFMVISQEINTVDLLWVLVPPNSFAKEAVEIKKKAPACKLVFDLIDLWPETMPLAKLKMTPPYKYWAKMRNQALQYADYIVCECHLYEQKLGRFLVACPHQAIYLARDVQAQIPKKHLNNDCYSLLYLGSMNNIIDIDTIGYIIRTLAQKKYVHMHLIGSGENKETLLATCKQAGAIVHDHGKVYDSIEKMKIMSRCHYGLNIMKKSVCVGLTMKSMDYMQAGLPMINNIKGDTWDLINKYQMGYNIDQLDSLVYDPMQIENTVKFFNDHLTYEHFSKQMHQVIAKISDRGVKND